ATATATATATCAGTCATGGGTGCAAGGTTATCCACAAAGAATTCGTTTTCTACGGTTTTCCTCTTTTTGTCGGACTCAGTTATATATTCTGCAAGGGTATCCTGTCCAAAGTCTTCAACGGCTGTTGCCACCAGCTTGTATTTGCCCAGTTTGTCAGGAGCAAAGCCGCTAAACTCACCATTGGGGAAGGTCATAACCAACTGTTCACACTCACCGTCATTATTGCTGTCATAGTAAAGTTGAAGGCTCTTTGATACAACATAATCGCCGTCAACGCTGCTTGCCGAATAGTGCAGGTTTAATTCTTCGCCCCTGGTAAGGACACCGTTCCATATGTTTAATTCCACAGCAGGCAGTGTATCTTCGTATATAAATACATCAAGAATATAAGGGTCTGATGTCCTGCCTAAGCTATTGGTTACAGTCAAGGCTATCCTGTATACGCCCGGCTCTTTGTACATAAATTCCTTATACTTGCTGCTTCCCGTGTTCCTCATATTTAATGATGATATGTTTCCGTCAACAGCGGTAAAATTCCACCGGTAAGACACTATAGGATAGTTTTGCAGCACTATCTGTACGTTTCCCTCATTGCAGTTTTCAGTTGCAGCAAGTTTCCTGTTTTCCTTGAATGTACCTTCTATCTTAAACTGCGCTTTTGGCTTTGTAGAATACACATACACCCAGTGTGTTGATGATGTGGTAATCCCGTCTACGCTTTCATATGTCACGTCTATCCTCTTTAGCCCGTCATTCCCGTCACCAAAAACATATGTACCGCTAAAAAATTCTTCGGCACTCAAAAGTTCGTTTCCGTTAATATATACAGTCCTTGATAAAACTCCGCTTAAATCGGTGTTGTCGTAAGCCGGAAATGGAATAATGTCAAAGCCCTCATTTGGCATGTGGCAGTCAGGCTGTGCTATAACGGCCGGAGGGGGCGGTTCTTCCACTTCCTCAGGCTCAGGTTCAGGCGGTGGCTGTTGGCCCGGCGTTGCCTGCCGGATTGTAAATACTACTGTCCCCGTTACGTTTCCTTCGCTGGTTTTGGCATCCGTAAATACTGCTTTTGCGCTTGCGCTGAGGTGCCATGTCTGCTGTTGAAATATATCGCTTCTTTTAAACCAGAGAGTTATTATTGTTTCTCCCCTATTCTTTTGATAGCTGCTTGGCCTTATATTATGCTGTGACTCCTGGTTCAAGGTCATCGTCCAACTGTGTATGTCATCCCTGTTATATCTTTTTTCCCTTTCCTGCGGGTTATCGTAAAACGCTGTGTCCATAAGTATACCTGTGATCCGTACATCTACAAAAACTACACCGTTGAGGTACTCAGGTGTGTTGGCCTGCCCATAGTCCATCACAGTCAAAACTTCCGGCGGTGCCAATACTTCCAATCCGGCCTGTACTCCGGTCATCTCCTTGTCTTTTATCGGCACGTCTACCTTTTCTACTGTAAACTTCAGTATATTGCCGGCTGATTTTTCGCTGCTGTTGTTGTTCAAAAAGTTTACCCTCGCCTTGCCGTTCAGAGGCCATTCCTGCTGCTGCAATATGGTCGCACGTTTAAATTTAAGCGTGAATCTTGCCTCACCGGTATTAGGCCCGCTTGGTTTTAATCCGCACTTTTCCTCCGTCCCCAAAGATATTGTCCAGTCTTTTACGTCATACCTGGTATATCTTGACACCTTCTTTATATCGTCATTGTAGTAGGCTTCGTCCTTAAGTATCCCTTTTACAAGCACTTCTACTTCTACCTCGCCGTTAAGGTACTCCTGTGTATTGCCAGTACCGTAGTCAAGCACTTTCAGCTTTTCAGCCGGCGTCAACACCGTCACTGCAGTTTCAACGTCGGTCATCAGCTTGTCCGCATGGTCAAGCCTGTCTATTGTAAAGGTGCGGTAATAAATTTTATTATTGTACAGGTGCCATGCCTTCCCCTCCCCGGGATAGTTGATTGATGGAGGCGACATTATGTGTATATAAGCGCTGGCCTCTCTTATGTTTGGCATCTCTGCATTTTCAAACGTCAGGGTTACGCCATCCTTTTGGATGGGCCTGTTGATCCATGCCTTTGTTTTTATATTATCTTCGTTAACTGGCCATTCTGCTGCTTCGTTGTACGGGCTTCTATTAACCAAATTGTGAGTTGTCTTATCCCATGGCCTGTAAAGCCACCTGTTATCGTTTATGCTTGACGTTGTGGTGGTGTCAATGGTAAACCACGTATTGCTGTACCTGTTGCCGGCAACGTCAAAGCCGTGGTAACGGTATTCGCCCCTTACCCCGTTTTTACTGTAGTACCCAACACCGTAGGGACTATCGCTTTCAGGCTTGAAGTCGTTTGGCCCCGGATTGCACACGGAAGAGTCGCCGTACACCACTATGTTTTTGGCAAACCAGAGCCTGTAGTTAAAGGGAAACATACTTCCGTTTACCGTTATTGCCTTTGGTGTGTTGGGCGGAAGCTGGTACTTTATGCTTTCAAATATGTCCTGGTTGCTTTCACTGTAAAATATTGGCGAAAAACCGCTCTCATAGTACATTTTGCTTTCGTCTGCCGCAAAAGTATACGGCGGTGTCAATACCATTATAAATATCAGAATTACAAGTATGATCCCTATTGCCCTTTTTGCCCTCATCTCTTCACCTTCCTTTACTGTGTCACCTGTGTTTTATATATATGGTATTTTAATATATGTGGTTTTTAATTATCCTTTACTGCTATTCCCATTCCAAAACCCTTTTCACCTTGAAACTTTGCAAAGATTGTCCTCCTGCCATTAAACTTCATCTCTTTTTTTAATTCTCTGCCGTCTTTTATGTCAAGGTAGTAGTCGAATTCCTTTATTGCCCTGTCTGCGTCTTTTTCAAACAAGTAATTGAACAACTCGACGTATGCTTCCCTGTGAAGCTCTTTCACCTTGTCAGGCTCAAATATGGCAATTTCGTATCCACTCCCTCTGTTTAAATCCCAATCAGCCAGGCTTATGCTGAAACTACCTGATTTAAATATTGTGCCTTTCTGATAATCTTCTTCGTTGTTGTAAAAAGCTACTCCCACCATACTGTTTTCTATATTAAAATGCATAAGTGCGCTTACCTTGCTTTTTGTGGCAGCAATTTTCATAACCCGTATCACGTCTATTATCTCAGGCTTCAAAGGTGGATATATCACGTATTCCCTTTTATAAAGGTTATTCCAAACAGTTACCGTTTCGCTATCTTCCGGCTTCATCGGTATTCTTGAGTTTTCGTCTATTGCCCTTATTATGATGGTACTGCCCTCTGCCCTTGTCAGGTTCTTCTTGGGCATAAATACACCGTTGCCCACACCTGTTATAAGTCCGAGGCTATAAGAATACAACACGTGTTGCTTATAGTTATCCCCTATTTCCTCATAGTCCGGTATCCTGCGCTTCGCATAGCTTGTATGGTTTGGTATGGGTGCTTCTTCTTCCTTCAACACTGCCTTAACCACTATCCTTGCGGCTTCTTCCCTCCTGATTGGCCTCCTGTAGTCGCTGAACTCATTTTCCTCGATAAGATTTTCCTCTTTTGCCAGCTTTATATACGGCTCTGCCCAGTATCCCGTCCCTTCTTCCACCTTGTACCCCATTGACCTCAGCGTCATCTTTATAAATTCGTCCACTTTAAGAGTATCTTCCGGGCCAAAATTCCCGTTGCCATATCCGGCAACTATCTCCAGCAGGGCCAGTTTACCTATGCAATCCCTGCCCCAGTGATTGTCCACATCGACAAACCTGCTTACCGTTTCCTTCACTTCCGATTCCGTTATAGTCCTCAACCTCTCTTTTAACGGTGTTTTCCTAAAACCGGTTGTGGTTGCTTCTTCATCTTCTTCCCAGGTTACAGCTTCTATTTTTTCGACCCTGTACCCAGGCTCAGGTACGCTTTCTTCTTCGGATGCCACCATTGTTAAGTAATTGGCCATTAGTATAGTTGCAATTACTGCTGAAATAACTATTACACGTATTTTTTTCATTTTCATTACCTGCCTTTCTACGTTGTTTTTATATTTTTATCTTTATCGCAATATAAAAATGTGGTCACTATTAGCAAAAGCGATCCTATCCCCGTCCTTTATTTCATACTCCGTATTACTGTTAATTTTTACTTCGTTTATAAATGTCCCGTTCCTTGAATTAAGGTCTTTTATATAATACTTGCCCTCACGGCTTATTATTTGAGCATGTATTTTCCCTACAGCACTGTTTTTGATAACATAATCAACCTGCCCTTGTAATCTTCCTATCAGGAAATCTTCTTTACTCACAACCGTCTCTTCTATAAACCCATCTCCCACATACCTTAGAAACGGTTTTTCCTCTTTTTCTACTGCCAGCAGGACAGTATTGCTTCCATAATCCGTATTAATACCTGCCCCAATATCCATAGCACTTGTTGTATCAATAACACCTACCACACCTATATCACCTGCGTTATCCATATTTCCTGCCACATCCATACTATCCGCCATATTATCCGCTAAATCTTTACTTCTTACTGTATCCATATAGTCTGCTGTATCTATATCAGTTCCTGCATCCACTGAATTTACTCTCATTCTCATATTATATATGCCGTTACTTTTTCTACCGGTATCTCCCTTTATCCTTTCAGTTTTCTTTCTCTCGAACAAGTTTTTAAAAATAAGTATTTCTATTGCAATAATAATAAGCCCTACAGCAATATATGCAGTTTTAATATCGCCTCCTAATAATTTAAGTAAATTCCTGCTTGATAAAACCAGCAAAATTATGATTAGCTGTGACATGGCTGCAATAGTAAGGGCAGAGTTGCGTTGTGTAAGTCGAAAGCCTCCTTGTTTAACCCGGGATTTATTGCAAGATGTATTCTTGGCCATTTCATTTACTTTATCCTTTCCGTTCGCTTCCCAAAGCTCATCTTCCTGTTGAGTTTCTTCAGCTTCTCCATTGCCCAACCGTACCAATAGCCTGTTAAAATCCGAAACATTAAAGGTTTCGCATTTTACATAATTCAGAATTTTTTGGATATAGTTGTCGGAAGTGTTTTCATCTGCAATATCAGCAGAGTATATTATCAGATTAATAATAAAATTTCTCAATGTCCGGTTAACATCCGTATCATCCGGGACCGGCAAGTATAAAAGGTAGACTTCATAAGTTGCAGGGTTTATATATATGTAGTTTTCCTGGAGAATAAAGCATTTATTGTATAAAAGAAAATTCATGCCTGTAAGCATTATTTCAGTAATTTGCAGCAGTATATTTATAAGCTCCTCTTTTCTTATCTTCACCCTGTTGAGAAATTGTAAAAGAGTAATTTTTGAAGTTATATTATAATAAAAATATGTTTCATTGTTCTTTCGCCTTACATACACAGGCAACAAGCCGGGGATTTTATTATTTACGATCATTTCAACCTGGTAATTAACAATTTTACCTTCATCTTCTGCTTTAATTACCAGATAGCTAGCAAAATCATCCCGTTCATAGCCAAAGCTTACCCCGTTTTTTAAAGTATTTATCATCGGTACCCTACCCCCCAAGATATACGTCAACCAGTGCTTGTTGTTTAATTGACAGGATTACTATCTCTTATACCTCTGCTGTTTATATCTTCTATTAAACTATCATCCCCAAAAATATTTTTCATTAATTTTACTGCAAACTTAATAATTGCATCCCTGAATATCAGGGCAATTCCAACCAGTACTGCTATAATCACTACAATTTCTACCGTCCCTATGCCGTCCTCTTCTTTAAGGAAATTTTTCAATAAATTTACCATTTTCACTGTCACCCCACATTTATTTCTTTTAGAATAAATTTTAGAATAAATTTAAAACTTATTGCCTCTATTTTACATTTGAGAAATGGATAATATGGCAGGAGTTGCAACTATAATAAGTATTGCTATAAACATAAGCATTAAAGGTATTACCATCTTTGTGGAGGCTTCTTCACCAAGTTTCTTAGCTACGTTCTTACGCATCTCCCAGCTTTCATTGGAAAGCACTCTCAGTATGGATACCAGTTCATCGTTTCCTTTTCTGATATTCTGCAGGATTATTGTAATAAACCTTGCAACTTCAGCCATCCTGCATCTTCTTGCAAAATCTTCGTATGCCTTCAACTCAGGCTTTCCGGCATTTATCTCGCCAATTACAATCCCCACCTCCTTATAAAAATCCGAGTCCTTATTATTTTCCTCTGCTATCTTTTCCCAGGCCCTCCTTATTGTCAGTCCTGCATTTACCAACAGGGTAAGTTTATTTAAAAAACCGGGAAAATCCATTTGGATTGAAAGGCGCCTTTTCTTTAATCTTTTTTCCAGTTCCCTGTCATGTAAAAATACTATACATGCAAGAAAAAAGAGACTAAATACAATATATGTAAAATCAATACCCGACCCTTCATCTACATTTATCCCTGAGCCTATAAAGGCAACAGCAAACAGCCCAAATATAAAAATCACAATTTTATTGGCCCAATGGATTTTCAGATGGTAGCCCGCAGCTTTTGCTCCATAAATTTCCGTGATCTTTACCAGGAGCAACTTATCATATCGGGTAGCGTACTTGTATCGGATTCTGTCCATAATATAAAGTCCTATGGGTAAAAACTTTTTAATTAATTTGTATTGTTTTTTATCCAAAGGTTTTATAAAGGCATCATACTTCCCCGCTGAAATTGAATATAAAGCAATAACCGCCAATAACAGGACAAAAACTCCTATAACCATTCCAATTCCCATCCTAATTCCCTCCTTTTTTATAAACTTTCCATATAACCGCGGCTTCCATATTTACCCATATATTCACCTATTATATATTACATTTCTATATCCATTATCTTTTTTGATATAAGATATGCTACAACAAGCAACAACGCCGCTAATGTCATTACAATCCTCCCGGCTATAGTGGTGTATACAGGACCAATATAATCTCCGGCAGTAATTGAAAGAAGTGCCAAAACCATAACAGGCATAATATTCAATACTTTTCTCTCAAGGTTCCTTTTGGCAAGCATTGTATTAATATCCTGTTCCATTTCGATCCGGTCGTTAATAATGCATGTTGTTCTTTTAACCACTTCAACAAGATTTCCTCCTGTCCTTTTACAAATCTGCAGTACCTCCGCAAAATCCTTGATATCATCAACACCGGACCTTTCCGCAAAATTTTGAATGGCAGACTCTACTGTTTTATTCATTTCAATTTTTTTTACTATGCAAGAGCTTTCCAGTATAATATAGGTGGCAGGATCAGGATACAGGATCCGGAGGTCTTTCACCACTTCTCCAAAGGCAAGTTCGATAGGTTTTCCTGCCCATAAGGAAGATTGGAGGGAGTAAAGCATATCCTTAAACTGGATATTTAGTTCTTCCTTCCTTTTTTTTATTATCTTTTTTACCTTAAAACTTGGATAAAATAATGCCCCAAGGCTAAATATAATACTTAATATATGGCTTTTATAGAATAAATAGCTTAAAAGATAAATCAGAGGCACAACCTTTATGATATTAAAGAACTTCTCTTTTGTAGACATTATATATATATTATAGTCTGTATTTTGCATTTTATTGTAATTCCCCCCATATAATTTTCCTCGTAAAGCAACACCCATTATACCTTAATACCTGCCCCTTTAAATTTAGCCTTTCTTACCATTTCATTACCGGTCCTTCTAAGAGAACCTTTTACCATCCCGTCTTCAGTATCTCCCTCATCCTCAAATATAAATAAGGGATTTAATACTATTTGGCCTTCCTTAATACCGGCCACTTCAGTTATTTCCAGGGTTTTCCTGGATTTATCCCTCATCCTGGAAAGGTGTACTATTATTTCAATGGCAGAGGCGATCTGCTGGCGTATTGCCTGGAGGGGTAAAGGTGCTGCGCTCAACACCATAGTTTCAAGCCTGTTCAACATATCTTTCGGAGAGTTTCCATGCCCCGTAGATAACGAGCCGTCATGTCCGGTATTCATAGCTTGTAACATGTCTAGGGCTTCTTCTCCCCTTACTTCTCCTACAATTATCCTTTCAGGCCTCATTCTGAGGGAAGTCTTAATAAGGTCCCTTATGCTTATTCTTCCTTTACCCTCCATGTTTTCATTTCTTGTTTCCAACCTGACCAGGTTTTTAATGCCCGTTATTTGAAGTTCTGCAGAGTCTTCTATAGTAATAATCCTTTCATCTTCGGAAATAAAATTCGATAGAGCATTTAAAAACGTAGTTTTACCAGACCCTGCACCTCCGCAAATAAAAATGTTGTATTTTGCTTTTACGAGATTCTTTAAAAATTGTACCCCTTCCAGGGTGATAGAACCCAATTCCATAAGTTTTTCCATTGTTACAGGCTCACTTGGAAACTTTCGGATTGTCATGACCGGTCCATTCAGTGCTATGGGTTTTAAAACCACATTTACCCTAGAACCGTCCTTAAGCCTAGCATCAACAATTGGCGAAGCTTCATTCACCACCCTATTTGCTTTTGAAACTATGGACTGGATTATATCTTCAAGGTTTTCTTCATTTTCAAACCTAATGTCCAGCTTATGTACACTTCCCTGTCTTTCTATAAAAATATTATCCGGCCCATTTATCATAATTTCAGTTATAGAGCAGTCGTCAATAAGTGGCTGCAAAATACCCAACCTTCTCATAGAGTTAAAAACAGATTCCACAATCTCCTGCTTTTCTTTTATACTAAGATAAGACTGTCGCGATTTTTCAAATACTACACCGGTAATCAGTTCTCTAATCTCGGCATCAGAAATATTTGATCTAATATCCACTCTATCACTTACTATAGCTTTTATTTCGTTTATAAGATTGCACATTGACATTGGATTATTTCACCTGCTTCTACCTGTAGTAGTACCTTTAGTATATTTACTCACTAATTTGCGCAATTCTTTGTTAAAACTATTTAATTCTCCTGCTTTACTCCTTATGTATGAACCATGGTAATCCCCCTGGTAATCCATGGCCTGATTATTGACGGGAATTTTAAAATATTGGGTAATTCCCATAATTGTGCATATTTCATCAATATCATCCTTAATTTCTTTGGGAATGCTATCGTCATATTTGTTTACTGCCAATACTATTTTATCATGTAAGTTTAAGCCTTTCTTTTGCCGGTAAATCTGAAGTTCCTTATAAAAACTTATAACTTTCTGCTTCGACACCAAATCCGGAGCATGAATCAATATAACCTCGTCACTTTCTTCCATTACAGCCATGTTTTTTTCATTCAGAGAGCTGTTTAAGTCAACAAAAATAATATCATAATATCCTGTCAATGTTATCTGGTGGAGTAAATATTTAACTTCATCCGGTAGCATTTCTTCCATTTCCAGGGCACTATCGGAAGGCGGTATATAATGGATGTTATACGCAGCATCACTGAACTTAATTCCCTCAATTTTTACATGGAGGTTTTTATCCTTTTCTTTAATGGCAAATATAATGCTGGAAAAATTCTCACAGGACCCGTCCTTAAAATTACAATTAAAGAAGCAAGGCTCTGAACTTATATTTTCGAAATTAAGATAAAACACCCTCATCCCCTCCCGGGCACATTGAATACATGCATTTACAGCAATTGTAGTTTTTCCTGCACCTCCGGCAGGAGAATAAACCGAGATTACTTTTGTTTTATTTATCCCCTCCAATCCTCTTTTTTCCACATCTTTTAGTGGTAATTCCATATTTTTACACTGACTTTCATATATGCGTATAATATCGCTCACCAATTTATCACCATGCTGATATTTGTAAACAGTGTTAAGGGTACAGGATGCTGAAAGAGATTCATTGTCGGTCAACAGGATTAAAACAGGCATCCTAATCTTATATTCAGGGATATTAGATTCCCAAGCATTAGATTTCAAATTGTCATAAAAGTCTGGAGTAATAAGGAGTATACCTGTTTTTTCTACATTTTTTGAAAGAAAATCCCTAAGATACTCCTCATTGGTAAAGAAATTCACCTGAAATTTATGTGGGTGCTTATCCATCAAAAACCCCACAAGACTTTCTACATACGCTTTATCTTTATCTGCGATTGTCAAGCTTAATCTTAACATATTATTCACCTAATCATCCG
The sequence above is drawn from the Bacillota bacterium genome and encodes:
- a CDS encoding S-layer homology domain-containing protein — translated: MKKIRVIVISAVIATILMANYLTMVASEEESVPEPGYRVEKIEAVTWEEDEEATTTGFRKTPLKERLRTITESEVKETVSRFVDVDNHWGRDCIGKLALLEIVAGYGNGNFGPEDTLKVDEFIKMTLRSMGYKVEEGTGYWAEPYIKLAKEENLIEENEFSDYRRPIRREEAARIVVKAVLKEEEAPIPNHTSYAKRRIPDYEEIGDNYKQHVLYSYSLGLITGVGNGVFMPKKNLTRAEGSTIIIRAIDENSRIPMKPEDSETVTVWNNLYKREYVIYPPLKPEIIDVIRVMKIAATKSKVSALMHFNIENSMVGVAFYNNEEDYQKGTIFKSGSFSISLADWDLNRGSGYEIAIFEPDKVKELHREAYVELFNYLFEKDADRAIKEFDYYLDIKDGRELKKEMKFNGRRTIFAKFQGEKGFGMGIAVKDN
- a CDS encoding FHA domain-containing protein, translating into MINTLKNGVSFGYERDDFASYLVIKAEDEGKIVNYQVEMIVNNKIPGLLPVYVRRKNNETYFYYNITSKITLLQFLNRVKIRKEELINILLQITEIMLTGMNFLLYNKCFILQENYIYINPATYEVYLLYLPVPDDTDVNRTLRNFIINLIIYSADIADENTSDNYIQKILNYVKCETFNVSDFNRLLVRLGNGEAEETQQEDELWEANGKDKVNEMAKNTSCNKSRVKQGGFRLTQRNSALTIAAMSQLIIILLVLSSRNLLKLLGGDIKTAYIAVGLIIIAIEILIFKNLFERKKTERIKGDTGRKSNGIYNMRMRVNSVDAGTDIDTADYMDTVRSKDLADNMADSMDVAGNMDNAGDIGVVGVIDTTSAMDIGAGINTDYGSNTVLLAVEKEEKPFLRYVGDGFIEETVVSKEDFLIGRLQGQVDYVIKNSAVGKIHAQIISREGKYYIKDLNSRNGTFINEVKINSNTEYEIKDGDRIAFANSDHIFILR
- a CDS encoding type II secretion system F family protein — protein: MKKEGIRMGIGMVIGVFVLLLAVIALYSISAGKYDAFIKPLDKKQYKLIKKFLPIGLYIMDRIRYKYATRYDKLLLVKITEIYGAKAAGYHLKIHWANKIVIFIFGLFAVAFIGSGINVDEGSGIDFTYIVFSLFFLACIVFLHDRELEKRLKKRRLSIQMDFPGFLNKLTLLVNAGLTIRRAWEKIAEENNKDSDFYKEVGIVIGEINAGKPELKAYEDFARRCRMAEVARFITIILQNIRKGNDELVSILRVLSNESWEMRKNVAKKLGEEASTKMVIPLMLMFIAILIIVATPAILSISQM
- a CDS encoding pilus assembly protein TadB, translated to MQNTDYNIYIMSTKEKFFNIIKVVPLIYLLSYLFYKSHILSIIFSLGALFYPSFKVKKIIKKRKEELNIQFKDMLYSLQSSLWAGKPIELAFGEVVKDLRILYPDPATYIILESSCIVKKIEMNKTVESAIQNFAERSGVDDIKDFAEVLQICKRTGGNLVEVVKRTTCIINDRIEMEQDINTMLAKRNLERKVLNIMPVMVLALLSITAGDYIGPVYTTIAGRIVMTLAALLLVVAYLISKKIMDIEM
- a CDS encoding CpaF family protein, yielding MSMCNLINEIKAIVSDRVDIRSNISDAEIRELITGVVFEKSRQSYLSIKEKQEIVESVFNSMRRLGILQPLIDDCSITEIMINGPDNIFIERQGSVHKLDIRFENEENLEDIIQSIVSKANRVVNEASPIVDARLKDGSRVNVVLKPIALNGPVMTIRKFPSEPVTMEKLMELGSITLEGVQFLKNLVKAKYNIFICGGAGSGKTTFLNALSNFISEDERIITIEDSAELQITGIKNLVRLETRNENMEGKGRISIRDLIKTSLRMRPERIIVGEVRGEEALDMLQAMNTGHDGSLSTGHGNSPKDMLNRLETMVLSAAPLPLQAIRQQIASAIEIIVHLSRMRDKSRKTLEITEVAGIKEGQIVLNPLFIFEDEGDTEDGMVKGSLRRTGNEMVRKAKFKGAGIKV
- a CDS encoding AAA family ATPase — encoded protein: MLRLSLTIADKDKAYVESLVGFLMDKHPHKFQVNFFTNEEYLRDFLSKNVEKTGILLITPDFYDNLKSNAWESNIPEYKIRMPVLILLTDNESLSASCTLNTVYKYQHGDKLVSDIIRIYESQCKNMELPLKDVEKRGLEGINKTKVISVYSPAGGAGKTTIAVNACIQCAREGMRVFYLNFENISSEPCFFNCNFKDGSCENFSSIIFAIKEKDKNLHVKIEGIKFSDAAYNIHYIPPSDSALEMEEMLPDEVKYLLHQITLTGYYDIIFVDLNSSLNEKNMAVMEESDEVILIHAPDLVSKQKVISFYKELQIYRQKKGLNLHDKIVLAVNKYDDSIPKEIKDDIDEICTIMGITQYFKIPVNNQAMDYQGDYHGSYIRSKAGELNSFNKELRKLVSKYTKGTTTGRSR